From the genome of Acidobacteriota bacterium, one region includes:
- a CDS encoding metallophosphoesterase, whose protein sequence is MPRLLHISDIHFGPKHRPEAAEGVLRLVEDVQPDALVVSGDLTQRAKPRQFQEARAFIDRVTVPVLTVPGNHDVPLYRGFFAERVFFPYRAYQRHFSEELEPVLELPGLTLIGVNTAFNWTTKHGRITGRQLDRLEGQLRDLPEVGFRVVVIHHEMIPAPRFGLQTVMAHAWELADVLSSRGVDMVLAGHLHQAFVSTTEDYYAFGRRPVIVAHSGTTTSTRGRGGERGVSSCNLIQLDAGATEIRQLRWTGGTAGFEEHSVHRYRR, encoded by the coding sequence GTGCCGCGGCTCCTGCATATCTCCGATATCCACTTCGGGCCGAAACACCGGCCGGAAGCGGCGGAGGGAGTCCTCCGGCTGGTGGAAGATGTGCAGCCGGACGCCTTGGTGGTGTCCGGCGATCTCACCCAACGAGCCAAGCCGCGACAGTTCCAGGAAGCCCGGGCGTTCATCGATCGCGTGACGGTGCCGGTGCTGACGGTCCCCGGCAACCACGACGTGCCGCTCTATCGGGGTTTTTTCGCGGAGCGGGTGTTTTTCCCCTATCGCGCCTACCAGCGGCACTTCTCGGAAGAGCTGGAACCGGTGCTGGAATTGCCGGGGCTGACGCTGATTGGCGTCAATACCGCCTTCAACTGGACGACCAAGCACGGTCGTATCACCGGTCGCCAGCTCGACCGCCTCGAAGGGCAGCTCCGCGACTTGCCGGAGGTGGGGTTTCGGGTGGTGGTGATCCATCACGAGATGATTCCCGCACCGCGTTTCGGCCTGCAGACGGTGATGGCCCATGCCTGGGAGCTGGCCGACGTGCTGTCGTCCCGCGGGGTGGATATGGTGTTGGCCGGCCACCTGCACCAGGCCTTCGTCAGCACCACCGAGGACTACTACGCCTTCGGGCGGCGGCCGGTGATCGTGGCCCATTCGGGAACCACCACTTCCACCCGCGGCCGGGGCGGGGAGCGGGGGGTGAGTAGCTGCAATCTCATCCAGCTCGACGCCGGCGCCACCGAGATCCGGCAGCTTCGCTGGACCGGGGGGACAGCCGGTTTCGAGGAGCATTCGGTGCACCGCTATCGGCGGTAA